A single region of the Brachypodium distachyon strain Bd21 chromosome 3, Brachypodium_distachyon_v3.0, whole genome shotgun sequence genome encodes:
- the LOC112271745 gene encoding uncharacterized protein LOC112271745, with protein sequence MSPQTETKASVGFKAGVKDYRLTYYTPEYETKDTDILAAFRVSPQPGVPPEEAGAAVAAESSTGTWTTVWTDGLTSLDRYKGRCYHIEPVPGEDSQWICYVAYPLDLFEEGSVTNMFTSIVGNVFGFKALRALRLEDLRIPPTYSKTFQGPPHGIQVERDKLNKYGRPLLGCTIKPKLGLSAKNYGRACYECLRGGLDFTKDDENVNSQPFMRWRDRFVFCAEAIYKSQAETGEIKGHYLNATAGTCEEMMKRAVFARELGVPIVMHDYLTGGFTANTTLAHYCRDNGLLLHIHRAMHAVIDRQKNHGMHPGCFPLDDEAYPPSSHWPTLTPVILGSYLVFRVCLDLVPLAQPALKQCFTPRCPVNCCASTHFGENQLALGSSGISPLTTTHPLILQHQSVRTSA encoded by the coding sequence ATGTCACCACAAACAGAAACTAAAGCAAGTGTTGGATTTAAAGCTGGTGTTAAAGATTATAGATTGACTTACTACACCCCGGAGTATGAAACCAAGGATACTGATATCTTGGCAGCATTCCGAGTATCTCCTCAACCTGGGGTTCCGCCCGAAGAAGCAGGGGCTGCAGTAGCTGCCGAATCTTCTACCGGTACATGGACAACTGTTTGGACTGATGGACTTACTAGTCTTGATCGTTACAAAGGACGATGCTATCACATCGAGCCTGTTCCTGGGGAAGACAGTCAATGGATCTGTTATGTAGCTTATCCATTAGATCTATTTGAAGAGGGTTCCGTTACTAACATGTTTACTTCCATTGTAGGTAACGTATTTGGTTTCAAAGCCCTACGTGCTCTACGTCTGGAGGATCTACGAATTCCCCCTACTTATTCAAAAACTTTCCAAGGCCCGCCTCACGGTATCCAAGTGGAAAGAGATAAGTTGAACAAGTATGGTCGTCCTTTATTGGGATGTACTATTAAGCCAAAATTGGGATTATCTGCAAAAAATTACGGTAGAGCGTGTTATGAGTGTCTACGTGGTGGACTTGATTTTACCAAAGATGATGAAAACGTAAACTCACAACCATTTATGCGCTGGAGAGATCGTTTTGTCTTTTGTGCCGAAGCTATTTATAAATCACAGGCGGAAACCGGTGAAATCAAGGGGCATTACTTGAATGCAACTGCGGGTACATGTGAAGAAATGATGAAGAGAGCTGTTTTTGCGAGAGAATTAGGTGTTCCTATTGTAATGCATGACTACTTAACTGGGGGATTCACCGCAAATACTACTTTGGCTCATTATTGCCGCGACAATGGCTTACTTCTTCACATTCACCGTGCAATGCATGCAGTTATTGATAGACAGAAAAATCATGGTATGCATCCGGGCTGTTTCCCTCTCGACGATGAAGCTTATCCCCCATCGTCTCACTGGCCGACCTTGACCCCTGTTATTTTGGGGTCATATCTAGTTTTCAGAGTTTGCCTCGATTTGGTACCGCTCGCGCAGCCCGCACTGAAACAGTGCTTTACCCCTAGATGTCCAGTCAACTGCTGCGCCTCAACGCATTTCGGGGAGAACCAGCTAGCTCTGGGTTCGAGTGGCATTTCACCCCTAACCACAACTCATCCGCTGATTCTTCAACATCAGTCGGTTCGGACCTCTGCTTAG